CCGCCAGTGTCGTCACCTGCCCTTGCTGAGTGTGCCACCAGTGTCGTCGCCTGCCCTCGCTGAGTGTGCCAGCAGTGTCGCCCGCCCCTGCTGAGAGTGCCAGCACTGTCGCCCACCCACATTGACGGCGTGCAGTGCATACGAACACTGTCACCTGTGCTGCATGCTAAATCTTGTCTACTGGGCCCAGTGCACCAAAACTGTGTGCTAAAAATATCACCTGTGCCGAGTGTGCCAATGCAGTCACCCACGCCAATGCAGTCACCCGTGCCAAGTGCTCCACCGCAGTCGCTTACACCGCACTCGCCAGCACAGTCGCCCGCTCCAAGCGTGCCTACTGAGTTGCCCCCACTGAGCATGCCGATAGAATCACCCGTGCCAAGTGCTCCACTGCAGTCGCTTGCACCGCACTCGCCACCACAGTTGCCCGCTCCAAGCATGCCTACTGAGTTGCCCCCGCTGAGCATGCCAATGGAGTCGCCCGTGCCAAGTGCTCCACCGCAGTCGCTCGTACCACACTCGCCAGCACAGTCGCCCGCTCCAAGCGTGCCTACTGAGTTGCCCCCACTGAGCATGCCAATGGAGTCACCCGTGCCAAGTGCTCCACCGCAGTCGCTTGTACCACACTTGGCAGCACAGTCGCCGGCTCCAAGCATGCCTACTGAGTTGCCCCCGCTGAGCATGCCAATGGAGTCACCCGTGCCAAGTGCTCCACCGCAGTCGCTTGCACCGCACTCGCCAGCACAGTTGCCTGCTCCAAGCATGCCTACTGAGTTGCCCCCACTGAGCATGCCAACGGAGTCACCCGTGCCGAGCATGCCAACAGAGTCGCCCACGCTGAGCATGCCAACAGAGTCGCCCACGCTGAGCATGCCAACAGAGTCGCCCACGCCGAGCATGCCAACAGAGTCGCCAGCGCCAAGCATGCCGACGGAGTTGCCCGCACCGACCATGCCAATAGAGTTGTCCACACCGAGCACGCCAACGCAATCACCCTTGCCGAGCACACTGATGCTATCGTCCTCgccaatgttatcacccttgccaaGTGTGACAAAGCTGTCTCCAGTGCCATCGCTGTCTCCAGTGCCGTCACTTTCTCCATTGCCATCGCTGTCTCCAGAGCCATCGCTGTCTCCAGAGCCGTCGCTGTCTCCAGTGCCGTCACTGTCTCCAGAGCCGTCGCTGTCTCCAGAGCCGTCGCTGTCTCCAGTGCCGTCGCTGTCTCCAGAGCCGTCGCTGTCTCCAGAGCCGTCACTGTCTCCAGTGCCGTCGCTGTCTCCAGATCCATCGCTGTCTCCGGAGCTGTTGCTGTCTCCAGTGCCCTCGCTGTCTCCAGTGCCGAGGCTGTCGCCTGCACCATCACTTCCGCTTGTGCTGAGCGCACCGTCATTGTCGCCCACGCTGAGGGCCCTGTCACTGTCGCCCTCAGCGAGTGCACCACCACAGTCATCCACTTTAAGTGCACCGACACTGTCACCCATGGTGAGCGCACCGACACTGTCACCTGCACTGAGCATGCCAAGACTGTCACCCGTGATGAGTGTGTCAATGCTGTCACATTCACCAAGCATGCCATCACTGTCACCCGCGCTGAGTGCGCCAGCACTGTCACCCGCACCAGGACTGTCTCCCGTGCCGTGTGCGCCAATGATGTCACCTGCATTGTGCGCTAACACTGTTGCCTGCACCGAGCACGCCAAGTGTGCCAATGGTGTCACCCGTGCCAATACTGTCACCCATACCGACACTGTCGCCCATGCTGAGCGTGTCAGTGCTGTCGCCTGTGCAGAGTGGGTCAACGCAGTCGCCCGCAGTAAGCATATCAATGCTGTCAGCCGTGCTAAGCGTGCCAACACTGTTGTCCGCACTAAGCGCACCAAAACTGTCATTCGCACTAAGCGCAAAAACACTGTCATCCGCACTGCGCCCGCCAGCACAGGTGCCCGTGCAGAGAGCACCTGCACTGTCACTCGTGCCGAGCGTGACAGCACTGTCGCCCGTGCGAAGTACACCAACACTGTCACCCGGGCCAAGTGCACCAACACTGTCGCTCGTGCCAGGTGCATCAACTCTTTTGTCCGTGCTAGGTGTGTCAACACGGTTGCCAGCACCAAGCACACCAATAATGTCGCGTGTGCCGAGTACACCGACAGTGTCACCCGTGCTGAGTGGATGAACATTGCCCACAGATTCTTGAATTGCAGAATGTTCTACATTCTGCTGCTCCTCCTCTGCCTTCTTGTTCTCTTTCATGTCCTCATTCTTCCTCTTTTCTGCAGTGACCAGTGATGATGCTTTGTTGACCAGCATACAAACAGCATGTGGGAAGCTTCCCAAGATGTGTAACCA
This sequence is a window from Schistocerca nitens isolate TAMUIC-IGC-003100 chromosome 3, iqSchNite1.1, whole genome shotgun sequence. Protein-coding genes within it:
- the LOC126249253 gene encoding uncharacterized PE-PGRS family protein PE_PGRS54-like; amino-acid sequence: MKENKKAEEEQQNVEHSAIQESVGNVHPLSTGDTVGVLGTRDIIGVLGAGNRVDTPSTDKRVDAPGTSDSVGALGPGDSVGVLRTGDSAVTLGTILVRLVRTTVLARLARLTALICLLRATALTHSAQATALTRSAWATVSVWVTVLARVTPLAHLACSVQATVLAHNAGDIIGAHGTGDSPGAGDSAGALSAGDSDGMLGECDSIDTLITGDSLGMLSAGDSVGALTMGDSVGALKVDDCGGALAEGDSDRALSVGDNDGALSTSGSDGAGDSLGTGDSEGTGDSNSSGDSDGSGDSDGTGDSDGSGDSDGSGDSDGTGDSDGSGDSDGSGDSDGTGDSDGSGDSDGSGDSDGNGESDGTGDSDGTGDSFVTLGKGDNIGEDDSISVLGKGDCVGVLGVDNSIGMVGAGNSVGMLGAGDSVGMLGVGDSVGMLSVGDSVGMLSVGDSVGMLGTGDSVGMLSGGNSVGMLGAGNCAGECGASDCGGALGTGDSIGMLSGGNSVGMLGAGDCAAKCGTSDCGGALGTGDSIGMLSGGNSVGTLGAGDCAGECGTSDCGGALGTGDSIGMLSGGNSVGMLGAGNCGGECGASDCSGALGTGDSIGMLSGGNSVGTLGAGDCAGECGVSDCGGALGTGDCIGVGDCIGTLGTGDIFSTQFWCTGPSRQDLACSTGDSVRMHCTPSMWVGDSAGTLSRGGRHCWHTQRGQATTLVAHSARAGDDTGGTLASLSLLSYCFLSNEKHKDLAHSTQIANSTLSWMTLETLMDVTSVIEDLAINQHGAIRAVADQPLFAAHHQWHRKMQAVTTSNAVGRSRTSGVHTASFSGTLRPPTSYNRAPQL